The following proteins are encoded in a genomic region of Thalassophryne amazonica chromosome 5, fThaAma1.1, whole genome shotgun sequence:
- the mier3b gene encoding mesoderm induction early response protein 3 isoform X1 gives MAEASLGSSSPVGSLSSEDHDFDPTAEMLVHEYDDERTLEEEESLEGGRNFSSEIADLEKEGNMPLEELLAIYRYEASAGSSIDSSSGDLTDELPDMTLDKEEIAKDLLSGDYEEETQSSADDLTPSVTSHETTDFFPRTLRSNAIFDGDKESECDEDGPCPEDSRKEIMVGKQYQAEVPSCLCHYKDGEKAYDDEDELLWSPLTLPENKVKSFLTEVSSRTTDNKACSDRSGIHVRDNEQALHELVKCNYNTREALERYCSRVKSSKEKSPPWSEEECKNFEHALQMYDKNFHLIQKHKVTTRTVAECVAFYYMWKKSERFDFFVQQNRFGKKKYSSYPGVTDLMDRLVDEAEGLAVDSSSSLCSGAGGGGRLESATDQQLSLLNSITASDLTDDDSASCLVPALSNSVATVCSPTEVSCLDSYSFPSLDGLHRASLNHEESLGFPSNGSDPDCLNMLDAGFYHSDLGQLGGICVSKDCERPSKRLKMALPDSFINDVSVGNLGVDFEARRTTTHHHRITGAKMAVSVTDFGSLAGSGEPNGFLGAHARHHTQHTAALQSE, from the exons tTGGCTCTTTATCATCAGAAGACCATGACTTTGACCCAACGGCGGAAATGTTAGTTCATGAGTATGATGATGAGAGAACCTTGGAGGAGGAAGAGTCTCTGGAGGGAGGGAGGAATTTCAGCTCTGAGATTGCAGATCTGGAAAAG GAGGGTAACATGCCTTTGGAAGAGCTGTTGGCTATCTATCGGTATGAAGCGTCAGCAGGGTCGAGTATAGACAGCTCCTCTGGAGACCTGACTGATGAGCTGCCAGACATGACTTTAGATAAG GAGGAAATAGCAAAAGACCTGTTGTCTGGGGACTATGAGGAAGAAACTCAGTCCTCAGCTGATGATCTGACCCCTTCAGTCACCTCCCATGAGACAACTGATTTCTTCCCCAGAACACTTCGAT CCAATGCCATCTTTGATGGTGACAAAGAATCAGAGTGTGATGAAGACGGCCCTTGCCCAGAGGACTCCAGAAAG gaaataatGGTGGGAAAACAATACCAAGCAGAGGTGCCTTCTTGCCTTTGTCACTACAAAGATGGAGAGAAAG CGTATGACGATGAAGATGAGTTATTATGGAGCCCCCTTACGTTGCCTGAAAACAAAGTTAAGAGTTTCCTTACTGAAGTTTCATCACGGACAACAGATAACAAGGCATGCAGTGACAGATCAGGGATCCATGTCCGAGACAATGAGCAG gcTTTGCATGAACTTGTAAAGTGCAACTACAACACCCGTGAAGCACTAGAGAGATACTGCAGCCGTGTGAAGTCATCGAAAG AAAAATCGCCTCCGTGGTCAGAAGAAGAATGTAAGAATTTTGAACATGCACTACAGATGTATGACAAGAATTTTCATCTCATCCAGAAACACAAA GTCACAACACGAACTGTAGCAGAATGTGTGGCATTTTACTACATGTGGAAAAAGTCGGAGCGATTTGACTTCTTCGTTCAGCAGAATCGGTTTGGGAAGAAAAAGTACAGCAGCTATCCCGGGGTGAC TGACTTGATGGACCGGCTTGTGGATGAAGCAGAAGGACTGGCAGTAGACAGTTCCTCCTCTTTGTGCTCGGGAGCAGGTGGAGGTGGCAGGCTGGAGTCAGCGACAGACCAGCAGCTCAGTTTGCTCAACTCCATCACTGCCAGTGACCTCACAG ATGATGATTCAGCTTCCTGTCTGGTTCCAGCTTTGAGTAACAGCGTAGCTACAGTGTGCAGCCCTACAGAGGTCAGCTGTCTGGACTCCTACAGCTTCCCCTCACTGGATGGACTCCACCGCGCCTCCCTAAACCACGAAGAGTCCCTTGGCTTTCCCTCCAACGGCTCGGACCCAGACTGCCTCAACATGCTGGACGCCGGCTTTTACCACTCTGACCTGGGCCAGCTAGGTGGAATATGTGTCAGCAAAGACTGCGAGCGTCCTTCCAAGAGACTCAAGATGGCGCTGCCTGACTCCTTTATAAATGACGTGTCTGTGGGTAACCTCGGAGTGGACTTTGAAGCGCGACGGACAACAACGCACCATCACAGAATCACCGGCGCCAAAATGGCCGTGTCCGTCACAGACTTCGGGAGCTTGGCTGGCAGTGGCGAGCCCAATGGTTTTTTGGGAGCACACGCACGGCACCACACACAGCACACCGCAGCACTTCAGTCAGAGTAA
- the mier3b gene encoding mesoderm induction early response protein 3 isoform X2, translating into MAEASLGSSSPVGSLSSEDHDFDPTAEMLVHEYDDERTLEEEESLEGGRNFSSEIADLEKEGNMPLEELLAIYRYEASAGSSIDSSSGDLTDELPDMTLDKEEIAKDLLSGDYEEETQSSADDLTPSVTSHETTDFFPRTLRSNAIFDGDKESECDEDGPCPEDSRKEIMVGKQYQAEVPSCLCHYKDGEKAYDDEDELLWSPLTLPENKVKSFLTEVSSRTTDNKACSDRSGIHVRDNEQALHELVKCNYNTREALERYCSRVKSSKEKSPPWSEEECKNFEHALQMYDKNFHLIQKHKVTTRTVAECVAFYYMWKKSERFDFFVQQNRFGKKKYSSYPGVTDLMDRLVDEAEGLAVDSSSSLCSGAGGGGRLESATDQQLSLLNSITASDLTALSNSVATVCSPTEVSCLDSYSFPSLDGLHRASLNHEESLGFPSNGSDPDCLNMLDAGFYHSDLGQLGGICVSKDCERPSKRLKMALPDSFINDVSVGNLGVDFEARRTTTHHHRITGAKMAVSVTDFGSLAGSGEPNGFLGAHARHHTQHTAALQSE; encoded by the exons tTGGCTCTTTATCATCAGAAGACCATGACTTTGACCCAACGGCGGAAATGTTAGTTCATGAGTATGATGATGAGAGAACCTTGGAGGAGGAAGAGTCTCTGGAGGGAGGGAGGAATTTCAGCTCTGAGATTGCAGATCTGGAAAAG GAGGGTAACATGCCTTTGGAAGAGCTGTTGGCTATCTATCGGTATGAAGCGTCAGCAGGGTCGAGTATAGACAGCTCCTCTGGAGACCTGACTGATGAGCTGCCAGACATGACTTTAGATAAG GAGGAAATAGCAAAAGACCTGTTGTCTGGGGACTATGAGGAAGAAACTCAGTCCTCAGCTGATGATCTGACCCCTTCAGTCACCTCCCATGAGACAACTGATTTCTTCCCCAGAACACTTCGAT CCAATGCCATCTTTGATGGTGACAAAGAATCAGAGTGTGATGAAGACGGCCCTTGCCCAGAGGACTCCAGAAAG gaaataatGGTGGGAAAACAATACCAAGCAGAGGTGCCTTCTTGCCTTTGTCACTACAAAGATGGAGAGAAAG CGTATGACGATGAAGATGAGTTATTATGGAGCCCCCTTACGTTGCCTGAAAACAAAGTTAAGAGTTTCCTTACTGAAGTTTCATCACGGACAACAGATAACAAGGCATGCAGTGACAGATCAGGGATCCATGTCCGAGACAATGAGCAG gcTTTGCATGAACTTGTAAAGTGCAACTACAACACCCGTGAAGCACTAGAGAGATACTGCAGCCGTGTGAAGTCATCGAAAG AAAAATCGCCTCCGTGGTCAGAAGAAGAATGTAAGAATTTTGAACATGCACTACAGATGTATGACAAGAATTTTCATCTCATCCAGAAACACAAA GTCACAACACGAACTGTAGCAGAATGTGTGGCATTTTACTACATGTGGAAAAAGTCGGAGCGATTTGACTTCTTCGTTCAGCAGAATCGGTTTGGGAAGAAAAAGTACAGCAGCTATCCCGGGGTGAC TGACTTGATGGACCGGCTTGTGGATGAAGCAGAAGGACTGGCAGTAGACAGTTCCTCCTCTTTGTGCTCGGGAGCAGGTGGAGGTGGCAGGCTGGAGTCAGCGACAGACCAGCAGCTCAGTTTGCTCAACTCCATCACTGCCAGTGACCTCACAG CTTTGAGTAACAGCGTAGCTACAGTGTGCAGCCCTACAGAGGTCAGCTGTCTGGACTCCTACAGCTTCCCCTCACTGGATGGACTCCACCGCGCCTCCCTAAACCACGAAGAGTCCCTTGGCTTTCCCTCCAACGGCTCGGACCCAGACTGCCTCAACATGCTGGACGCCGGCTTTTACCACTCTGACCTGGGCCAGCTAGGTGGAATATGTGTCAGCAAAGACTGCGAGCGTCCTTCCAAGAGACTCAAGATGGCGCTGCCTGACTCCTTTATAAATGACGTGTCTGTGGGTAACCTCGGAGTGGACTTTGAAGCGCGACGGACAACAACGCACCATCACAGAATCACCGGCGCCAAAATGGCCGTGTCCGTCACAGACTTCGGGAGCTTGGCTGGCAGTGGCGAGCCCAATGGTTTTTTGGGAGCACACGCACGGCACCACACACAGCACACCGCAGCACTTCAGTCAGAGTAA